From a single Lentimicrobiaceae bacterium genomic region:
- a CDS encoding HAMP domain-containing histidine kinase, protein MTLRFKNRIALYNTLAMAITTAMVFIVVYFVVYKTSYDHLDNDILTEKEEVFSNLYFQQDSVVINRMPEWDEAEHNQVEVSPTFLQIIDAKGKVIFHSANLLKDRFAYNPGVKDAVFYNGEINGQRIRLGQFPVTNESGIVIAQLTIAVSQQESYVILNHLLLVLLISFPFLLMVQFVASSLAASKSIRPVHQLIKIASGIGYSNIATRLVLPEHRDELYDLTITINELLSRIESSILQQRQFTGDASHEIRTPLAAIRGTLEVMLRKPREPKVYEAKATEIIAQVDRLDALLEQLLQLARIDSGVAVAKNERVNLAEMVAALENKWQLIAANLQINLFFQVSQPAFVTGDRVFIEIMVDNIVGNALKYSKPGGSVVVLWNDDTRILSIEDDGIGISSESLPFVFNRFFRADESRNSQIGGNGLGLSIVKKLADIQGISLRAESNPRTGSIFFLQFPV, encoded by the coding sequence ATGACTCTCAGATTTAAAAACCGGATAGCACTATACAATACCCTGGCTATGGCCATTACCACAGCGATGGTATTTATTGTTGTATACTTTGTGGTTTATAAAACTTCTTACGATCATCTCGACAATGATATTCTTACAGAAAAGGAGGAGGTGTTCAGTAATCTTTATTTCCAGCAGGACTCAGTAGTGATCAACCGAATGCCGGAATGGGACGAGGCAGAGCATAATCAGGTTGAAGTGAGCCCTACATTCCTCCAGATTATTGATGCAAAGGGCAAGGTAATTTTTCATTCAGCAAATTTGCTTAAAGACAGGTTTGCATATAATCCTGGTGTTAAGGATGCTGTTTTTTATAATGGCGAAATCAATGGGCAGCGAATACGGTTGGGGCAGTTTCCGGTTACAAATGAGTCGGGCATAGTTATTGCGCAACTAACCATTGCCGTTTCACAGCAGGAGTCTTATGTTATTCTTAATCACCTTTTGCTGGTTTTGCTGATTTCATTTCCATTTTTGCTGATGGTGCAGTTTGTGGCTTCATCTCTGGCTGCTTCCAAATCTATCCGACCGGTACATCAGCTTATCAAAATAGCTTCAGGAATAGGGTATTCAAATATTGCCACCCGATTGGTGTTGCCTGAACATCGTGATGAGCTGTATGATTTAACGATCACTATTAATGAATTACTGTCGCGCATCGAATCCAGTATACTTCAGCAAAGGCAGTTTACCGGTGATGCTTCACATGAAATCAGAACACCGCTTGCCGCTATTCGCGGAACGCTTGAAGTGATGCTGCGCAAGCCCCGCGAGCCCAAAGTGTATGAGGCTAAAGCCACTGAAATTATTGCTCAGGTCGACAGGCTGGATGCCCTGCTCGAACAGCTATTGCAACTTGCCAGAATTGACTCAGGCGTGGCCGTGGCAAAAAATGAACGAGTAAACCTGGCTGAGATGGTGGCTGCGCTGGAGAATAAGTGGCAGTTGATCGCTGCGAATCTTCAAATCAATCTTTTTTTTCAAGTTAGTCAACCTGCTTTTGTGACAGGAGATCGCGTTTTTATTGAAATTATGGTTGATAATATCGTTGGCAATGCCTTAAAATACAGTAAGCCCGGCGGAAGTGTTGTGGTGTTGTGGAATGACGATACACGAATTTTATCAATTGAAGATGATGGTATTGGCATTTCTTCTGAAAGTCTTCCTTTTGTCTTTAACCGCTTTTTCCGTGCCGATGAATCCAGAAATTCACAAATTGGCGGCAATGGGTTGGGGCTTTCCATTGTAAAGAAACTGGCTGATATCCAGGGGATCTCCCTTCGTGCCGAAAGCAATCCGCGAACAGGTAGTATTTTCTTTCTTCAGTTTCCAGTCTGA
- a CDS encoding response regulator transcription factor, producing the protein MRILIVEDEPSISGFLRDGLTEEGFAVDLADNGKAGLQLALDNIDEYDVILLDWMLPGISGIEVCRNIRKENKKVPVVFLTAKDTVDDAVFGLESGANDYIRKPFSFEELLARIRVLMRVNETETVVFKAAGIEMNVEKHSVVQNGRMIDLTQKEFALLELLLRNKGKVCRRTRIIEKVWDLHFDYDNSVIDVYINALRKKLDSAGKPSLITTVRGVGYKIDDSQ; encoded by the coding sequence ATGCGGATACTCATTGTTGAAGATGAACCCTCCATTTCAGGCTTTTTACGCGATGGGTTAACAGAAGAAGGTTTTGCTGTTGATCTTGCTGATAATGGAAAAGCTGGCCTTCAGCTTGCCCTTGATAATATTGATGAATATGATGTCATACTTCTCGACTGGATGTTGCCGGGAATAAGTGGTATTGAGGTTTGCCGGAATATCCGGAAGGAAAATAAAAAAGTTCCTGTTGTCTTTTTAACGGCTAAGGATACGGTTGACGATGCTGTTTTTGGCCTCGAATCAGGTGCAAATGATTATATCAGAAAGCCTTTTTCGTTTGAAGAACTTCTGGCACGTATCCGGGTTTTGATGAGGGTGAATGAAACGGAAACGGTGGTTTTTAAAGCCGCAGGCATTGAGATGAATGTGGAAAAGCATAGCGTTGTTCAGAATGGGAGAATGATTGACCTTACACAAAAGGAATTTGCTTTACTTGAATTATTGCTAAGAAATAAAGGGAAGGTTTGTCGTCGTACCCGTATTATTGAAAAAGTGTGGGATTTGCACTTTGATTATGACAATTCTGTGATTGATGTTTATATCAATGCACTTCGCAAAAAGCTTGATTCTGCTGGGAAACCATCCCTGATAACTACCGTTAGAGGTGTAGGCTATAAAATAGATGACAGCCAATGA
- a CDS encoding DUF2231 domain-containing protein has translation MISATHIHAMVIHFPVALILAGFLSELISFFSKKEFFSKAAFYLLILGALGAVVAYISGNAAGSGIEEGPLKNPLELHEQAATITLWLAIITAFFRAGMLYFKESRKWARITGLVLFLALSGAVARTGYLGGQLVYSHGAGVQLALPDFGETSGEE, from the coding sequence ATGATTTCAGCAACTCATATTCATGCGATGGTTATTCATTTTCCGGTGGCCCTTATTCTTGCAGGCTTTCTTTCGGAATTGATTTCATTTTTCAGTAAAAAGGAATTTTTCAGCAAGGCTGCATTTTATTTATTGATATTAGGGGCGCTGGGCGCGGTGGTGGCCTATATAAGCGGAAATGCCGCCGGCTCGGGTATTGAAGAAGGGCCGCTTAAAAACCCGCTTGAACTACATGAACAAGCGGCTACCATAACCTTATGGCTTGCTATAATTACTGCTTTTTTCAGAGCAGGGATGCTATATTTTAAAGAAAGCCGGAAATGGGCCAGGATTACCGGATTGGTTCTGTTTCTTGCATTATCAGGAGCAGTTGCTCGTACCGGATACCTTGGGGGGCAACTGGTTTACAGCCATGGAGCAGGTGTGCAATTGGCCCTGCCCGATTTTGGTGAAACATCAGGCGAAGAATAA
- a CDS encoding S9 family peptidase, with protein MKKITLFLMMTILFTNGYSQQKKITYPKAKKTDVTDLYFGTAVADPYRWLEDDNSKETAQWVKAENKVTETYLQQIPFREEIKNRLTTLWNYPKYGVPFRKGNYYFFSKNNGIQNQSVLYIQQGLNGEPRVFLDPNALSADGTTALATYKASADGSYFAYAIAKAGSDWNEIYVMETSTGQLLSDKLEWVKFSDIAWKDKGFYYSRYDKPGEGGELSSKNEFKKVYYHKVGDDQSKDQLIYENKLEPLRSYGAQTTSDEDFLAIFETESTSGNALYIKDLRKKESSFIKIADGFRYDYEIVTNYGERFIIRTNDGAPRYRLIAVELSNPGREAWETVVPEQAEVLQSAYPGGGMLICQYMKDATSKASVYHADGSLMHEIALPEPGTINDFESAREDGQAFFSFTSFTSPSTIYKYDIASNRSEVFHQSALGFNTEGIVSEQVFYTSKDGTRIPMFLVHRADIQMDGNNPVYLYGYGGFNVSLTPGFSVSRMLFIENGGIFAMPNLRGGGEYGEEWHRAGTKLQKQNVFDDFIAAAEYLIEQKYTNPQKLAIAGGSNGGLLVGACMTQRPELFAVALPAVGVMDMLRFHKFTIGWAWTEDYGSSENEEQFRYLLGYSPLHNLRPNTCYPATMVTTGDHDDRVVPAHSFKFAATLQESQACNKPVLIRIETKAGHGAGKPVSKMIEEATDMWAFTMYNLGMKPTFK; from the coding sequence ATGAAAAAGATAACACTATTCCTGATGATGACCATACTATTTACCAATGGATACAGCCAACAGAAAAAAATCACCTATCCGAAAGCCAAAAAAACAGATGTAACTGACCTCTATTTTGGCACAGCGGTAGCCGATCCATACCGATGGCTTGAGGACGACAACTCGAAAGAGACTGCCCAATGGGTAAAAGCAGAAAACAAGGTTACGGAAACTTATCTGCAGCAAATTCCTTTTCGCGAAGAGATAAAAAACCGCCTCACCACACTGTGGAATTATCCGAAATACGGTGTGCCATTTCGCAAGGGCAATTATTATTTCTTTTCCAAAAACAATGGCATTCAAAATCAGAGTGTGCTTTACATACAGCAAGGGCTGAACGGTGAACCCCGCGTTTTTCTCGATCCAAATGCCCTTTCGGCTGATGGCACCACCGCCCTGGCCACCTACAAAGCCTCGGCAGACGGCAGCTATTTTGCCTATGCCATTGCCAAAGCCGGCTCCGACTGGAATGAAATTTACGTAATGGAAACTTCTACCGGTCAGCTACTGAGCGACAAGTTGGAGTGGGTTAAGTTCTCAGATATCGCCTGGAAGGATAAAGGATTTTATTACAGCCGTTACGACAAACCGGGCGAAGGCGGTGAATTATCATCGAAAAATGAGTTTAAAAAGGTTTATTACCACAAAGTGGGTGATGACCAAAGTAAGGATCAGCTGATTTATGAGAATAAACTTGAACCGCTGAGAAGTTATGGTGCACAAACCACCTCCGACGAAGATTTTCTGGCCATATTTGAAACAGAAAGCACCAGTGGCAACGCGCTTTATATCAAAGACCTGCGTAAAAAAGAGAGCAGTTTTATCAAAATAGCCGACGGATTTCGCTATGATTATGAAATTGTGACCAATTATGGTGAGAGGTTTATCATCAGAACCAATGACGGGGCTCCCCGGTACAGGCTTATAGCAGTTGAGTTGAGCAATCCGGGAAGAGAAGCCTGGGAAACGGTGGTACCTGAACAGGCCGAAGTGCTACAATCAGCCTATCCGGGTGGAGGCATGCTTATTTGCCAGTATATGAAAGATGCCACTTCCAAAGCCAGTGTTTATCATGCTGACGGAAGTCTGATGCACGAAATTGCGCTTCCCGAACCAGGCACCATCAACGATTTTGAAAGCGCCCGTGAAGATGGGCAGGCATTCTTTTCATTCACCTCATTCACTTCGCCTTCAACCATTTACAAGTATGACATAGCCTCCAACCGCTCTGAAGTTTTTCATCAGTCAGCACTTGGGTTCAACACCGAGGGGATAGTTTCGGAACAGGTATTCTACACCAGTAAAGACGGTACCCGTATTCCCATGTTTTTGGTTCATCGTGCCGACATACAGATGGATGGCAACAATCCGGTTTACCTTTACGGATATGGCGGCTTTAATGTAAGCCTTACTCCCGGTTTCAGCGTGAGCCGGATGTTGTTTATTGAAAATGGCGGAATATTTGCCATGCCTAATCTGAGAGGTGGCGGCGAATATGGCGAAGAGTGGCACCGCGCTGGCACCAAACTGCAAAAACAAAATGTATTTGACGATTTTATTGCCGCAGCAGAATATCTGATTGAGCAAAAATATACCAACCCCCAAAAGCTGGCCATTGCCGGAGGTTCTAACGGAGGTCTGCTGGTAGGAGCCTGCATGACACAGCGCCCTGAACTTTTTGCCGTGGCTCTGCCTGCCGTTGGCGTAATGGATATGCTGCGCTTTCACAAATTCACTATTGGCTGGGCATGGACCGAAGATTACGGCTCGAGCGAAAATGAGGAACAATTCCGCTATCTGCTGGGCTATTCGCCACTGCACAACCTCAGGCCCAACACCTGCTACCCTGCTACAATGGTCACCACTGGCGACCATGACGACCGCGTTGTACCGGCTCATTCCTTCAAATTTGCCGCTACATTGCAGGAAAGCCAGGCCTGCAACAAGCCTGTTCTTATCCGCATTGAAACCAAAGCCGGACATGGCGCCGGCAAGCCCGTTTCGAAAATGATTGAAGAAGCTACCGACATGTGGGCCTTTACCATGTACAATTTAGGCATGAAACCTACGTTTAAGTAA
- a CDS encoding cytochrome-c peroxidase yields MKLFCCHFLKLAVSVLLLLMVVSCGEKDSEPSKPTPYKLVVPEFFPTQLHIPAENPLTEEGVRLGRFLFYDGRLSGRTQADSLMSCGSCHVQANSFEPGIQHPVFAGGRTFGLTGISTPHVALPLINLVWNPNGYLWNGFVRRDNPDVSKRRLEDLVWMGVVAPHEMCGDTNRTKALIQQISGYPGLFEKAFGSKQVTMENINRAIAQFVRTLISANSKFDRYMRGEEQLTQQELNGFILFNTEEGADCFHCHGSSGNPLFTTNLFYNNGKDTEFDDARDRYAVTGIATDKGAYKATTLRNIALMGPYMHDGRFQTLDDVINFYSHQVKMSPYVNPLMHHVAEGGIQLTATEKAELKAFILSLQDDTFLTNPEYSPPAVFPDGSTYQQVAGRFYSQP; encoded by the coding sequence ATGAAGCTATTTTGTTGTCATTTTCTTAAGCTTGCTGTTTCGGTTTTGCTGTTGCTGATGGTGGTGTCGTGTGGTGAAAAGGATTCTGAGCCATCAAAGCCAACGCCTTATAAGCTGGTAGTGCCTGAATTTTTTCCTACGCAACTTCATATTCCTGCCGAAAATCCTTTGACAGAAGAAGGTGTCAGGCTGGGCCGTTTTCTGTTTTACGATGGCCGTTTGTCGGGGCGCACGCAGGCCGATTCGCTGATGAGTTGCGGCAGTTGCCATGTGCAGGCCAACAGTTTTGAGCCGGGTATTCAGCATCCGGTGTTTGCCGGAGGCCGTACTTTCGGGCTCACCGGAATTTCTACCCCTCATGTTGCTTTGCCACTTATCAATCTGGTGTGGAATCCCAATGGTTATTTGTGGAATGGTTTTGTCAGGCGCGATAATCCTGATGTATCGAAACGCCGCCTCGAAGATTTGGTGTGGATGGGCGTTGTGGCCCCGCATGAAATGTGTGGCGATACCAATCGCACCAAAGCCTTGATACAGCAAATAAGTGGTTATCCCGGGCTGTTTGAAAAAGCATTTGGTTCAAAACAGGTAACCATGGAAAACATCAACCGGGCAATTGCCCAGTTTGTGAGAACCCTGATTTCGGCCAATTCGAAGTTTGATCGTTATATGAGGGGCGAAGAGCAGCTTACGCAGCAGGAGCTGAATGGTTTTATTCTGTTCAACACCGAAGAGGGGGCCGATTGCTTTCACTGTCATGGCAGCAGTGGCAATCCGCTGTTTACTACCAATTTATTTTACAACAATGGCAAGGATACGGAGTTTGACGATGCGCGCGACAGATATGCAGTCACCGGCATAGCTACTGACAAAGGAGCATATAAGGCAACCACCCTGCGCAATATTGCACTGATGGGCCCTTATATGCACGACGGGCGTTTTCAGACCCTTGACGATGTGATTAATTTTTATTCACATCAGGTAAAAATGTCGCCTTATGTAAATCCGTTGATGCATCATGTGGCTGAAGGCGGTATTCAACTCACTGCCACCGAAAAGGCCGAACTTAAAGCATTTATCCTGAGTTTGCAGGATGATACATTTCTGACCAATCCTGAGTATAGTCCGCCGGCTGTTTTTCCCGATGGGTCTACATATCAGCAGGTGGCAGGCCGCTTTTATTCCCAGCCTTAA
- a CDS encoding DUF2027 domain-containing protein, with amino-acid sequence MDFKPGDKVRFLNEQGGGIVTRILSNTMVNVAIEEGFEVPVMAHELIKIEPQGAADRFFDRQIKVDYPAHLQTPVAQPAQAQPAESADETDDRITYLYRQSGAGIIEGIYLAFVPKDQKWLISGNLEIYIVNNTGYEALYTFSLAEDGKGYAGVDYDVIPAYSKIHIETITREDLESWADGIVQVLFYKNEISPVLSPLHAAFKIKPVRFYKENSYQDFRLIGHKSVVVNLGDLAGQVVIPASEAALKSGMDPAAQQKLSALTPQALIDKHRISATEAEVDLHISALKDDYSDLSNNDILNYQISYFTKMLESAIAHNYVKITFIHGIGNGTLKSAIISHIGDYENLELRNAPFAQYGNGAIDIYIRQNN; translated from the coding sequence ATGGATTTTAAACCAGGAGATAAAGTACGATTTTTGAATGAACAGGGCGGTGGCATTGTCACCCGCATCCTCAGCAACACAATGGTAAATGTTGCCATTGAAGAAGGATTTGAAGTGCCGGTAATGGCCCACGAACTGATTAAAATTGAGCCCCAGGGTGCAGCCGACCGGTTTTTCGACCGCCAGATAAAGGTGGATTATCCGGCACACCTGCAAACCCCTGTTGCGCAACCTGCACAAGCCCAACCAGCCGAATCGGCTGATGAAACTGACGACCGCATCACTTACCTCTATCGCCAGTCAGGCGCCGGAATTATTGAAGGCATCTACCTCGCTTTTGTTCCGAAAGACCAAAAATGGCTAATTTCGGGCAACCTCGAAATTTATATTGTCAATAACACTGGATACGAAGCCCTTTATACTTTTTCGCTTGCCGAAGATGGGAAAGGCTATGCAGGAGTTGATTACGATGTAATTCCGGCTTATTCCAAAATTCATATTGAAACCATCACGCGCGAAGATTTGGAAAGCTGGGCTGACGGTATCGTTCAGGTATTGTTCTATAAAAACGAAATCAGCCCGGTGCTGAGCCCCCTGCATGCTGCTTTTAAAATTAAGCCCGTGCGCTTTTACAAAGAAAACAGTTACCAGGATTTCCGGCTTATCGGACATAAATCGGTGGTGGTCAACCTGGGCGATTTGGCTGGTCAGGTTGTGATTCCAGCCTCAGAAGCAGCCCTAAAATCGGGCATGGACCCGGCTGCACAGCAGAAATTATCAGCCTTAACACCACAGGCCTTGATTGACAAACACCGCATATCAGCTACCGAAGCTGAGGTTGATTTGCACATCTCAGCACTCAAGGATGATTACTCCGACTTATCAAACAACGACATTCTGAACTACCAAATCAGTTATTTCACCAAAATGCTCGAAAGCGCCATTGCTCACAATTATGTAAAAATCACCTTTATACATGGCATTGGCAACGGCACATTGAAGTCGGCCATTATTTCGCACATAGGCGATTACGAAAATCTTGAGCTCCGCAACGCTCCGTTTGCCCAATACGGCAATGGCGCCATTGATATCTACATCAGACAAAACAACTGA
- a CDS encoding tetratricopeptide repeat protein gives MKKQILIFGLFLIPTLIYSQINIDSLIQTGIQYHENGQFDKAIEAYKTALEIEPNSPLINYEIAMTYMYAKDYKNSIIHCDKVIELNDKYLLQAYITKGSSLDYLGETKKSIKLFEAGIKKFGAHHLLYYNLGYNYYNLKEYDKAEEALINAIEIKSDHASSHLLLGYLMTDKNQKVQSLLCLHYFLFLEPNSERAKTAYNLIQKQFSGNVGRDEDNPSQINIILDPNQLETEFGAAGMMISMLEASKSLEENKGKSGDELFIENTTSFFKILGELKKKKNTGLWWDFYVPLFYDIAKSEHIDTYCYYISQSSNDTALEWLRENDKRIDDFNRWLSEQ, from the coding sequence ATGAAAAAACAAATTTTGATTTTTGGATTATTTTTGATTCCCACGTTGATTTATTCTCAGATAAACATCGATAGTTTGATTCAGACTGGTATTCAATATCATGAAAATGGGCAATTTGATAAAGCTATTGAAGCTTACAAAACTGCGCTTGAAATCGAGCCTAACTCACCCTTAATTAATTATGAGATTGCAATGACTTACATGTATGCAAAAGATTATAAAAACTCGATAATACATTGTGACAAAGTGATTGAATTGAACGATAAATACCTATTGCAGGCATACATTACAAAAGGGTCATCTCTTGATTATTTAGGAGAAACCAAGAAATCAATAAAGCTTTTTGAAGCCGGAATTAAAAAATTTGGAGCTCATCACTTATTATATTACAACTTAGGATACAACTATTATAACTTGAAAGAATATGATAAAGCAGAGGAAGCTTTAATAAACGCAATAGAAATTAAATCCGACCATGCAAGCAGTCATTTACTCTTAGGATATTTGATGACTGATAAGAATCAGAAGGTTCAAAGTCTGCTTTGTTTGCACTATTTTCTATTCCTGGAGCCAAATTCCGAGAGAGCAAAAACTGCTTACAATTTAATACAAAAACAATTTAGTGGAAATGTCGGGAGAGACGAAGATAATCCGAGCCAGATTAATATTATTCTAGACCCAAATCAATTAGAAACAGAATTCGGCGCAGCAGGCATGATGATTTCTATGCTAGAAGCTTCGAAAAGCCTTGAGGAAAACAAAGGTAAAAGTGGAGATGAATTATTTATTGAGAACACTACTTCTTTTTTCAAAATACTTGGAGAACTTAAAAAGAAAAAGAATACAGGATTGTGGTGGGATTTTTATGTTCCGCTATTCTATGATATTGCTAAATCAGAACATATTGACACATATTGCTACTATATTAGTCAATCATCAAATGATACAGCCTTGGAATGGCTGAGAGAAAATGACAAAAGGATTGATGATTTTAACAGATGGCTGAGTGAACAATAG